A region of the Clostridium estertheticum subsp. estertheticum genome:
TATGTATATCAACAAGATTCATTTACACAAATAAATATTAAATGTTAAATTTATTATTTATCTTATGACTAAGTATTAACAAACATAACAAAGTATTGTATAATATATTCATCAACACTTATTGTTAAACAATATTAATTATTAATTGCATGATCATTTAATTACATAATAAAATGATCATTTATAGTAGCATTTTAAAAACAGTATATTATAGGGAGGAAAAACAATGACTAAACAATGGAATGGTTTCAAAGGAGATTCATGGAAAAATAAAATAGATGTGAAAGACTTTATTCAAAAAAACTATACCTTATATGAAGGTGATGATAGTTTTTTAGTAGGAAAAACTGATAAAACCAATAAAGTTTGGGACAAAGCTAATTCCCTTATATTAGAAGAAATCAAAAAAGGTATTATAGATGTTGAAACTAATGAAATTTCAGGTATAGATAACTTTAAACCTGGATATATTGATAAAGAAAATGAAGTAATTGTTGGATTACAAACAGATGCTCCATTAAAAAGAATAGTAAATCCATTTGGTGGCTTTAGAATGGTAGAACAATCACTTGAGGAATACGGCTACAAATTAAACAAGGATATAAAAGAATTTTTTCCAAAATACAGAAAAACTCATAATGAAGGGGTTTTTGATGCCTACACTGATGCTACTAAAGTTGCAAGGAATGTAGGGTTATTAACTGGACTTCCAGATGCATATGGCCGTGGAAGGGTAATTGGAGATTATAGAAGAATTGCTCTTTACGGATTGGATTTTCTAGTTTCGCTGAAGAAAAAGGACTTAAAAGAACTTACAGGTCATGCATCAGATGATTTAATAAGACATAGAGAAGAAGTAAGTATGCAAATAAGAGCACTTGGTCAAATAAAAAGCATGGCCCTAAAATACGGCGTTGATCTATCGGCACCATCTACTACAGCTCAAGACGCTGTTCAAGCAGTTTACCTTGGATATCTTGCAGGAATAAAAGAAAATAATGGTGCTGCAATGTCACTAGGAAGAACTACTACTTTCTTAGATATTTATTTTGAAAGAGATCTAAAAGCTGGATTAATAACAGAAGATGAGGCTCAAGAAATTATCGATCAATTTGTAATTAAACTTAGAATGGCAAGACATCTAAGAACTCCTGAGTATAATGATTTATTTGGTGGAGATCCTAATTGGGTAACCGAATCTATTGGCGGTGTTGCACTTAACGGCACTCCCATGGTAACAAAAAATTCTTTTAGATTCCTTCATACATTAACAAATCTAGGATCAGCACCAGAACCTAATATGACAGTACTTTGGTCAGAAAAATTACCAGAAACTTTCAAAAAATATTGTGCTAAAATGTCTATTGAAACTGATGCACTACAATATGAAAATGATGATGTAATGAGACCTATTTATGGAGATGATTACGGCATTGCTTGCTGCGTTTCTGCTATGGAAATAGGAAAGAGAATGCAGTTCTTTGGAGCAAGAGCTAACCTTGCAAAATCATTATTACTATCACTTAATGGTGGAGTTGATGAATTAAAAGGCAAACTTGTAGTACCTGGAATCGAAAAGACTACTGATGTAGTTCTTGATTACGAAAAAGTTAGAAAAATGTATTCAAAGGTTTTAGAATATGTTGCTAACATGTATGTAGATACAATGAACACAATACATTATATGCATGATAAATATGCTTATGAAGCTGGACAACTTGCTCTTCATGATACCGATCTTAAATACTTCATGGCATTTGGAGTAGCAGGACTTTCAATTGCAGCCGATTCATTAAGCGCTATAAAGTTTGCTAAGGTATCTCCAATAAGAAATGCTGATGGCATAACAATTGATTTTAAAACTGAAGGAGATTTCCCTAAATACGGTAATGATGATGATAGAGTTGATGATTTAGCTGTTGAACTTATCAAGGAATTCAGCAACGCTCTAAAAAAACATCCTGCATATAAGGGAGCAGAACATACCTTGTCAGCACTTACTATTACATCAAATGTAGTTTATGGTAAAAAGACAGGTACAACTCCTGATGGAAGAAAACAAGGTGTACCACTCGCTCCCGGAGCAAACCCAACACAAGGCAACGATGAAAACGGAGCACTTGCATCATTAAATTCAGTTGCTAAGATTCCTTATAGAACCTATTGCCAAGATGGAGTTTCAAATACATTTTCAATAGTACCAGCTGCACTTGGGATAGACGAATCTACAAGAATAAATAATCTAGTTTTCCTTTTAGATGGTTATTTCGCACAAGCTGCACATCATTTGAATGTAAATGTGTTGAATAGAGAAGTTTTAATAGATGCTATGGAGAATCCAGACAAATATCCAACATTAACAATAAGAGTTTCAGGATATGCTGTTCATTTCAACAGATTATCTAAAGAACAACAACTAGAAGTTATAAGCAGAACTTTCCATAAAAAAATCTAGTTAATTTTAAAACATTGTATAATTGAGAGGTACTTATTATAAGTACTTCTCAATTTATATAAAAAATAATTTCATTTTATATTAAAGCAAAAAGGCTTTCGGTCTTTGTTTTAATATGAAATGAATATAAAATTATTCATTCGAAGCTAAGGAGGAGTATATATGGTAAAAGGTAAAATTCATTCTATCGAAACTATGGGACTAGTTGATGGTCCAGGAATAAGAGTTGTAGTTTTCTTTCAAGGTTGTAAATTAAGATGTGCCTATTGCCATAATCCTGACACTTGGCAGTTGAGTGGTGGTACAGAAATGACTCCTGATGAAATTGTTAAAAAAATAATTCGTTTCAAACCATACTTTAACAGATCTGGTGGCGGAGTTACTTTCTCTGGTGGCGATCCACTGCTTCAAAGCGAATTTCTACTTGAATGTTTAAAATTATGTAAACAAAACGGAATTCACACCGCCCTAGATACAGCTGGTTTTGGTGATGGTAATTACGATGAAATTTTAAAATATACTGATTTAGTGCTACTCGATATAAAGCAAACAACTGGTAAAGGGTATGTCACTTTAACCGGAAAAGATACTACAGATGTTAATATATTTTTAGAATCACTTCGAAAATCAAAATCAAGGGTTTGGGTAAGACATGTTGTTGTACCCGGTATTACAGATTCAGAAGAACATATAACAAAACTTGCTAAGATTATTAATGAAGAAGTACCTAATTTAGATAAAGTAGAACTTCTTTCATATCATGTTTTAGGAGTTAGTAAATATGAAGAGTTATCTATACCTTATAAACTTAAAGGTGTGGAAGCAATGGATAAAGATAAAACTAAAAAACTCCAAACATTAATAGATAGTTTGCTTAATATCAAATAATAGGGTGCATCCATATGAAACTTCTCCTACGTGTCTTTCAAAAGAGCTCGAAACTGGAAATTCAATTAACAGATTCTAATCTTTCGCTCATATAAAATTCTCTAGCAGCTCACACTCGACGTCCTGTCTCGGTTTCGCTTAGCCTGACTTCCTGTCAGGCTCACGAGAATTTTATATTTGCGAAAGAAGAATCTTTAAATCAAATTTCAATTGTTTCATCGCCTCTTGTTGCAAGCCACTTTCGGAGAAACTTCATATTATATCATATTTACACTGATATATTTTTAAGATGAATCCCCTAAAAAGAAGAATTTCTAAATGAATTTTCAATTGTTTCTGCTCTTCTTATTTCAGGTCACTAACGGTTAAATTCCATACTTTATTACATTTACATTAAAATGTTTCTAAGATGAACGTCTTACAAAAGAAGAATATATATTAGGACAGGCCCTTTTTAGGTTTTAACTATACCCTTAATTACGGTGTACATTTTTATTCAAATTAACATTTCTACTTGTTTATCCAAATTTAAGTAATAAATAGTATTATTAAAAATACTTTGTACCATGCCCTTTTCATAGTTAACCTTTATTATTTTAGCCAATATGTTGGGTGAGTTAGTAATCTTGGTAACTTTGTATCTGAATCTCCCTTAGCTGTATTGATTTGGGATTGAGTTAGAAAAATACTGTCTGTAAGATTAGCTCCCCTGATATCGGTATCTCTTAAATCAGCCCCTATAAGGTCAGCTCCACTCAGATCAACCTCTCTAAGATTTGCTGCAATAAGGCATGCTCCTCTTAAGTTAGCACCTCTTAGATTAGTTTTTCTAAGGTCTGCAGCAATAAGATCTGCCCCTCGAGCCTTTGTTTTCTGATGCTTTGAAGGGTTCTTTTGTCCCCTACATACTTTAGCACGAACAAGTTCGCTAGTTTTAAGGAGTAGAACATTAACATTGTCCCTGTGTGATTCTACATCTAATTCTATAAGAGAATCTGGACTTAGATGAGTAAGACGTATAGTCTCATTTATTATAGAATTAAGCTTCTCTTTTTCAGAATGAGCCACTTGTAATGTGCTTGCCTCTGTCAGATACCATAACATTTCATGAAGTTGCCTCATTATTAGAAACACCTCAAACATTTGTTTTGCAGATTCTGGGACCAGCCTCCAATCGCGTCCACTATATGTAACTTGAGCTACCTTTTGACCTGCGCCAAAACAATCATACGCAGTGCAACCTTTAAGACCCTTATCCCTTAAATCTTTGTGAACAGAGCAATTAAAGTCCGATTGTAGGTTTATGCAAGGCCTACCAGCATCTTTGTCGATTGGAAAACCCTCAGACGCCGAAAAGTACAATGCAACGCAGCACAATCCAAAACAATTTTTACAGTCAACTCTCAGATTATCGATACACGTTTCAATAGAAGATACAAACTCTCTATTATTTTCAGATAATTCTTTATCATACTTATTTCCATGTGGATATATCATATTCATTCACCTCATATTTTCAAAACATAAATAATTTTTACTTATTAAGTATATCATAATAACTATAAAATTCACCCTTTTACCCAATTTAAGTCAAATATGTTATAATTAAAAATACTCTGCATCGCAATCTCTGTCAATCCAGTATTGATACTTATAAAAATTATGCACTATTATACTGTGGAGGTGATTAGATAAAAACATTACCAAATTGTGTATCGTTTAGCAGAATAATTTTTTCTCTAATTTTGATTTTTGTTAAGCCAACGCTAATAAATCCCTACATAATCCAATCATTAAATTGTGACATATAAATTAAAAGGAGTGATATACATGAATGAAAAAAGGCCTATATTAGTAACGTATATTACAGATTTGAATTTTTTAAATGTTTTTTTGTTGATAATGTCCTTATTTCCAAGATTTACTAAACAATTTGGAATTGTTACGGCAACACCTACTTTTTCTAATGTTACAATTAAAGCCTTCTTCCTTTTAATTCTATTAACAATTTTAATAAGGTAAGCCTCCACTTGAAGCTTACCTTCACATATTTTCTGAAAGATACTCTCCGCCTTTCAGTGAACTAATCACTTATTATTCGAAAGATGCTTTCTGCCCTTCCCAGGACTAATCATCTTTTTCTTAGCTATTGCTAACAAAAGTATATATTGCGCAAAATGCATTTGAGCAAGCTTAGTAATTCTTAATTTAATTTATTTCTAGCTGCATAAAGAAAAATGCATGTTTGAGCAAAGCGAGTTTGCATGTTTTAGCAGATATTAATAAATCAAATTTTAGAATTACTTAGCAAAGCGAAAGCATTTAAGCAATATATACTTCTCGTTATAGCATTAGCTAAGAAAATGGATCCCTTATTTTATGTTTCTACTTCCAGGTTTTATGTATGGTGATCCACTTTTACAAAGTGGGCATTCTGTTGGATCGTAACTTTCAATATCAAGTTTTATAGCGCTGTATATAGGATAATCAATAGTGCTACTTCCTCTATCTACTATACAACATATACCAACTACTTCTGCTCCAAGTCCTTTTAAGACTTCTATAGTTTCTAAAGAAGATTTACCAGTAGTCACTACATCTTCTGTAATTAAAACTTTCTGACCTTTAGTAATTTCAAATCCACGGCGTAATTCCATCTTTCCATCTACTCTTTCAGTAAATATAGCAGGTTTTCCAGTTTGTCTACCTACTTCATAAGCTACTATTATTCCACCCATCGCAGGTCCTACTACTATATCAAAAGGTATGTCTTTAATCTTTTGAGTTACTATGCTAAGTACTTTTGCAGATTTGTCTGGATATTGAAGAAGTTTTGCACATTGGCAATATCTATTACTGTGTCTTCCTGATGATAACAGAAAATGTCCCTCGAGTAGTGCTCCTGATTCTTTTAATATATCTAAAACATTTATATTCATATAATCTCCTCCTATTTTAAGTACATGGCTTCTAAGTTTTTCTAAATAATTCCTCTAATTTCACTTAAATCTTTAATACCTTCTTTTATCATGTACTTTTCAATTCCCTCTATTATATCTAAACAGATATCAGGTTTTATGAAGTTCGCAGTTCCAACTCCAACTGCCTGTGCCCCAACCATTATAAATTCTATAGCATCTTCGAATGTGGATATACCACCCATTCCTACAACTGGCACGTTTACGGCTTTGCATACTTCATGTACCATTCTAAGCGCCATAGGTTTTATTGATGGTCCCGATACCCCTGCATATATATTATTAAATATTGCTTTTCGACTATGTATATCTACTGCCATACCTTTAAAAGTATTCACTAAAGATAATGCATCTGCTCCAGCTTCGCAGCATTTATATGCCATATCTACTATATCCTCAGCATTTGGTGATAACTTAACCATAAGAGGTTTTTTGCATACACTTTTTACCTGGCGTACCACATCATATGCTACCTTTGATTTAATTCCAAAAGCCATACCTCCACATAATACATTAGGACAAGATATATTTAACTCAATTATGTCTACGGCCTCATTATTTAATCTTTCTATTGCAGCCATATATTCCTCAACGCTACTACCACCAACATTTGCAATTATAGCTGTATTATATTTTAGCATCAATGGAAGTTCTTTAATTATAAACTTTTCGATGCCTGGGTTTTGAAGCCCTACACTATTTAACATTCCACCACGTGATTCATAAATTCTTGTTCCATCATTACCTTGTTTACTATGTAGCGTAAGACCCTTGCCGGATATGCCACCAAGTCTTCCTACATCGTAATAATCTTTATATTCCTCACCAAATCCAAAAGTTCCAGATGCAGCTATAACAGGATTTTTTAAAGATACTCCACATAATTCTACTTTAGTCATTAAAAATCAAATCCTCTCCGTTAAATACTGGGCCATCCTTGCAAGTTCTCTTATTGCCACCCTTGGTTTTACAAGTGCAAACAAGACATGCACCTATTCCACAGGCCATATGATTTTCCATAGACACATATACTGGTACTTCTGAATCATTACACATAGTTATAACTTTTCTCATCATGATTTCTGGTCCACAACAAATAACCGTTCTATAATCTTTTGGATTTAGTATATCTGTTATGTAACCTTTATGACCAATTTTACCGCTTTCTGTGGATAAGTTTATTTTATTTACATATTTTTCCACAGAATCCACAGAATAGTCCACAGTTTTAAACCCGGAATACAAATCTATTTCACAATCAGTAAGCTTTTTGATCAAATAAACAAGTGGTGCTATACCAATTCCACCAGATACAACAGCAATTTTTCCTTTAATCTTATCTACCTCAAATCCATTTCCTAGTGGTCCCATTATCTGAAGTCCATCATTTTCTTTAAGGTTACTAAAATGTTTTGTTCCTTGCCCTACTATTTGATATAAAAAACTTATTTTTTCATCATCTACATCATATACACTTATAGGCCTTGGTAATAGTGGCTCAAGTTGACCCGTCTTTAACATAAAAAATTGTCCTGGTTTTACGTTAAATTTACCTTTTATAGAAAGCTTATACACACCCTCACTTATTAAAACATTCTCATATGTCTTCTCGACTGAGTATTTCAAATAAACCCCTCCAGTGCTTAATAAAAATTATATATTATTTATTAGCTGCTTTTCGTATTGCATCTCTCATTTTTATAGCTTCTGCCCTAGCACACTGCTCAAAATGACTTCCACCATTTTCAACTTTCTTATATGCAAGCAATATACTTCTAGAAGCATTCACAACTCCACCATTTCCATTTTTCAAATAAATAGCTACGTCATTTGCGGCTCCACCTTGTGCTCCATAACCAGGTATTAAGAAAAACATTTTTCCAAGATCTTTTCTCATCTTTAGTCCTTCATCTATATGAGTACATCCAACAACCCCGCCTACAGAGCTATAACCACATTCCCCCATAAATTCACTGCCGATCTTTAATAATTTTTCTCCAACTATATCATAAACTTTTTTATTTTCTTTATTCTCTATATATTCTATATCTTCTGCACCTTTATTTGATGTTCTTACTAGAGAAAATAATCCCTTTTCATTGTTTTTTACATAAGGGAGATATGGCTCAATGCTGTCCATTCCCATATATGGATTAACGGTTATAAAATCACTTTCAAAATCTCCTTCAAAATGGGCCTTAGCATACATTTGAGCAGTTTTAGCAATGTCTCCTCTTTTAATATCTGCAATTGCTAAACATCCTTTACTTTTTATGTAAGTTAAAGTGTCCTTATATACTTTTAGACCATTTAAGCCAAGTGCTTCATAATATGCTATTTGTACCTTATAACACGCGGCGATGTCATATGTAGCATCAATTATCATTTGATTAAATCTATATAATGCGTGTTCATCATGCATAAATTTATTTCTAAACTCTACTGGTAAATACTCCAAATCAGTGTCAAGACCTACACACACATTACCTTTTTTTTCTACGCTTTCAAATAATCTATCTATAATCAATCATTATTCCACCTTTGCTATCTTATTTGCTTATCCATTCTTCATTCTTGTCTGTTTTAGCTTTGTAAATTATTCTTCCTGCTTTAATAGTACACATAACTTTGCCTACTACACTTTTACCATCAAAAGGAGAATTATGGCCTTTTGATAAAAATTGTGAGCAATCTAAATTGTACTTAGATTTAATGTCTAAGAGAACCAAGTCTCCATCGAATCCAATTTTAATTTCACCCTTATTGAGCTTCATAATTTTAGCTGGGTTTTTGGACATCAACTCAGAAAGTTTATTTATAGTAATATGACCTTCTTCTACCAGTTTAGTGTAACATACCGGAAAGGAGGTTTCTAGCCCTGATATACCAGGTGCTCCATTTATTTTATCTTGGACACTGTGCGGTGCGTGATCCGTTGCTATAACATCCACAAAGTTATCTTGCATCGCCTTAATTATAAAGTTTACATCCTCCATTTTTCTCATAGGTGGATTTACCCTATAATTTGTTTCCTCTATTAATGCTATATGATGTGGTGTAACCTCGCAGGTAACTCGTGCCCCCTGCTTTTTACCATCTATAACATCCTTCATAGCTTCTTTCGTACTAACATGAGCTAAGTGAAGCTTGCAACCTGTGAATTTTGAAAGAGCAATATCTCTCCAAGTCATCATATTTTCTGCAAGTCTCGTATCAATATCTACTAACTCTTCATTTTCAGCATGAGATATTATTGTTAAATCCTTCTCTTTAGCGAAAACCATCGCCTCAAGCATTATACGACTATTAGAAACGCCCTTACCATCATCGGAAATAAATCTCACTTTCGGTGTTAGCTGATATAAATGATCTATAGATTTTCCAAGTAAATCCTCTGTAATTGATGCACATTGATGAATATCAACAAGATCGATTTCCCTCGCTTTTTCAAGCACCTTATCTATTACGTCCATTGAGCTACATACTGGTTTTGTATTTGCCATTAAATTTATTGCAGTATAACCACCACGAACTGCTGCCCTACTTCCTGATAACAAGTCTTCTT
Encoded here:
- a CDS encoding pentapeptide repeat-containing protein, giving the protein MIYPHGNKYDKELSENNREFVSSIETCIDNLRVDCKNCFGLCCVALYFSASEGFPIDKDAGRPCINLQSDFNCSVHKDLRDKGLKGCTAYDCFGAGQKVAQVTYSGRDWRLVPESAKQMFEVFLIMRQLHEMLWYLTEASTLQVAHSEKEKLNSIINETIRLTHLSPDSLIELDVESHRDNVNVLLLKTSELVRAKVCRGQKNPSKHQKTKARGADLIAADLRKTNLRGANLRGACLIAANLREVDLSGADLIGADLRDTDIRGANLTDSIFLTQSQINTAKGDSDTKLPRLLTHPTYWLK
- a CDS encoding dihydroorotase; translated protein: MELLIKNARVVDSSQDSIFDVYINKGIIYEIGKDLQKGCEVLDGEGYVLSPSFIDLHSHFREPGYTYKEDLLSGSRAAVRGGYTAINLMANTKPVCSSMDVIDKVLEKAREIDLVDIHQCASITEDLLGKSIDHLYQLTPKVRFISDDGKGVSNSRIMLEAMVFAKEKDLTIISHAENEELVDIDTRLAENMMTWRDIALSKFTGCKLHLAHVSTKEAMKDVIDGKKQGARVTCEVTPHHIALIEETNYRVNPPMRKMEDVNFIIKAMQDNFVDVIATDHAPHSVQDKINGAPGISGLETSFPVCYTKLVEEGHITINKLSELMSKNPAKIMKLNKGEIKIGFDGDLVLLDIKSKYNLDCSQFLSKGHNSPFDGKSVVGKVMCTIKAGRIIYKAKTDKNEEWISK
- the pflA gene encoding pyruvate formate-lyase-activating protein, translated to MVKGKIHSIETMGLVDGPGIRVVVFFQGCKLRCAYCHNPDTWQLSGGTEMTPDEIVKKIIRFKPYFNRSGGGVTFSGGDPLLQSEFLLECLKLCKQNGIHTALDTAGFGDGNYDEILKYTDLVLLDIKQTTGKGYVTLTGKDTTDVNIFLESLRKSKSRVWVRHVVVPGITDSEEHITKLAKIINEEVPNLDKVELLSYHVLGVSKYEELSIPYKLKGVEAMDKDKTKKLQTLIDSLLNIK
- the pflB gene encoding formate C-acetyltransferase, which encodes MTKQWNGFKGDSWKNKIDVKDFIQKNYTLYEGDDSFLVGKTDKTNKVWDKANSLILEEIKKGIIDVETNEISGIDNFKPGYIDKENEVIVGLQTDAPLKRIVNPFGGFRMVEQSLEEYGYKLNKDIKEFFPKYRKTHNEGVFDAYTDATKVARNVGLLTGLPDAYGRGRVIGDYRRIALYGLDFLVSLKKKDLKELTGHASDDLIRHREEVSMQIRALGQIKSMALKYGVDLSAPSTTAQDAVQAVYLGYLAGIKENNGAAMSLGRTTTFLDIYFERDLKAGLITEDEAQEIIDQFVIKLRMARHLRTPEYNDLFGGDPNWVTESIGGVALNGTPMVTKNSFRFLHTLTNLGSAPEPNMTVLWSEKLPETFKKYCAKMSIETDALQYENDDVMRPIYGDDYGIACCVSAMEIGKRMQFFGARANLAKSLLLSLNGGVDELKGKLVVPGIEKTTDVVLDYEKVRKMYSKVLEYVANMYVDTMNTIHYMHDKYAYEAGQLALHDTDLKYFMAFGVAGLSIAADSLSAIKFAKVSPIRNADGITIDFKTEGDFPKYGNDDDRVDDLAVELIKEFSNALKKHPAYKGAEHTLSALTITSNVVYGKKTGTTPDGRKQGVPLAPGANPTQGNDENGALASLNSVAKIPYRTYCQDGVSNTFSIVPAALGIDESTRINNLVFLLDGYFAQAAHHLNVNVLNREVLIDAMENPDKYPTLTIRVSGYAVHFNRLSKEQQLEVISRTFHKKI
- the pyrF gene encoding orotidine-5'-phosphate decarboxylase — protein: MIIDRLFESVEKKGNVCVGLDTDLEYLPVEFRNKFMHDEHALYRFNQMIIDATYDIAACYKVQIAYYEALGLNGLKVYKDTLTYIKSKGCLAIADIKRGDIAKTAQMYAKAHFEGDFESDFITVNPYMGMDSIEPYLPYVKNNEKGLFSLVRTSNKGAEDIEYIENKENKKVYDIVGEKLLKIGSEFMGECGYSSVGGVVGCTHIDEGLKMRKDLGKMFFLIPGYGAQGGAANDVAIYLKNGNGGVVNASRSILLAYKKVENGGSHFEQCARAEAIKMRDAIRKAANK
- the pyrE gene encoding orotate phosphoribosyltransferase, whose product is MNINVLDILKESGALLEGHFLLSSGRHSNRYCQCAKLLQYPDKSAKVLSIVTQKIKDIPFDIVVGPAMGGIIVAYEVGRQTGKPAIFTERVDGKMELRRGFEITKGQKVLITEDVVTTGKSSLETIEVLKGLGAEVVGICCIVDRGSSTIDYPIYSAIKLDIESYDPTECPLCKSGSPYIKPGSRNIK
- a CDS encoding dihydroorotate dehydrogenase, whose translation is MTKVELCGVSLKNPVIAASGTFGFGEEYKDYYDVGRLGGISGKGLTLHSKQGNDGTRIYESRGGMLNSVGLQNPGIEKFIIKELPLMLKYNTAIIANVGGSSVEEYMAAIERLNNEAVDIIELNISCPNVLCGGMAFGIKSKVAYDVVRQVKSVCKKPLMVKLSPNAEDIVDMAYKCCEAGADALSLVNTFKGMAVDIHSRKAIFNNIYAGVSGPSIKPMALRMVHEVCKAVNVPVVGMGGISTFEDAIEFIMVGAQAVGVGTANFIKPDICLDIIEGIEKYMIKEGIKDLSEIRGII
- a CDS encoding dihydroorotate dehydrogenase electron transfer subunit yields the protein MKYSVEKTYENVLISEGVYKLSIKGKFNVKPGQFFMLKTGQLEPLLPRPISVYDVDDEKISFLYQIVGQGTKHFSNLKENDGLQIMGPLGNGFEVDKIKGKIAVVSGGIGIAPLVYLIKKLTDCEIDLYSGFKTVDYSVDSVEKYVNKINLSTESGKIGHKGYITDILNPKDYRTVICCGPEIMMRKVITMCNDSEVPVYVSMENHMACGIGACLVCTCKTKGGNKRTCKDGPVFNGEDLIFND